DNA from Penaeus vannamei isolate JL-2024 chromosome 3, ASM4276789v1, whole genome shotgun sequence:
TTCAAACAAACGTGAAGTGCGAATAACACAAACACGAGGTGCGAATAACTCCGTCGAGGtgttgggtggagggagtgatGTGTCCTTCTTGCTCGGGGTTACACTGTAAAAGTACACAACAGTAAATTCTCGTGAATTAAAGTGGAGATAGAttgcattatttgtttatttactgcaTAATTTCTCAGATGAGAGTGAATACACTATATAATATACaaagtatacacataaacaataatctcaacacacacaaaaacgcacacgctCATTCGCttttatgcacgcacacacgtacacggatatgcagtctctcctctctcattgcTTTTCAAACCTATTCTCGGGAAATCTTTCAAAATTCTAAGTAATCGTGTCAGCAAACAAGCAAATGACACGCACGCACCTGTACCAACAGTAATTTATCTTGCAGTGCTTAGGATCATGTTGCACAAACACAGTTAGTCTTATGCATACACAGATTTGCGATTTGCATTCAACTTGCATCGCGTTCTTTGCTCTTGCAGGCGCCAGCTCTTGCATAAACACATATTATCATGGACGCTTGTACAACTGCACATACGTTTCTGCGTCCAAAAacgcgcacgcacgaacacacacgcacacgcacgcacgcacacacacacacacacacacacacacacacacacacacacacacacacacacacacacacacacacacacacacacacacacacacacacacgcacgcgcgcgcgcgcgcgcgcgcgcgcgcacacactttctctcattcaccctctcgTAAGATATTCTTACACAATTCTTATACTCTTATCTCGGTATCACGGACggaaaaaatacagaataatAAGCAACATAGATAAGAAAAACATGTAGCAAAAAAACAaagcattttcttcttttgttatgtAGTCTCCCTTTTATATTCAGTCTCCTTGCATGGCGGGAAGGAAAAGGTTTACACTCGCGCTCCCTTATCTACTGCTTCGCTTTCATTCGCTGCTTGGGGAATACAGTGCCAGATAAATGACGTTTATGATTTAGGAAGTAGCGAATGCACTAACGATACTATTATATTCTTTTGTTATATTATCTCCTTTTACATTCAGTCTCCTTGCACGGCGGGAAGGAAAACATTTACACTCGCGCTCCCTTATCTACTGCTTCGTCTCGGGGAATGCCAGATAAATTACGTATACATGATttaagaagtaacaaaaacaggAATGATACTAAGATTATATTATCTACGAGCTATTGTGAAACTGAATATAGGATTTTTATTCctcttaataaataaacaaaaaaatagatcgTTGTGAGAGCAGTACCAAGAGGTGTGAAATCACttacaagaaagaggaaataattgTACACTCGACTGTCCCGTTCTGATCACACATTACAATTTTAATTCAGTAGACCCTTGATCTTTGCAgttcactttcactctccttttttgcctctccctttttctaccgctctctcttcctgcattctctctttctctgtctctctttatatctgtctgtgtctgttttctttcattctgctctctctctctctctctctctctctctctctctctctctctctctctctctctctctctctctctctctctctctctctctctctctctctctctctctctctctctctctctctctctctctctctctctctctctctctctctctctctctctctctctctcgctctccttctccctctttcaccctccgtCCGTCtgtgactccctctctccctctccctgtttctaaATATATCTTTCCTTTGTACTCCTCTATCTCATTCTAGCTTTTTGTCTTTATCAGCGATtgcctttcgttttctcttttgttattcttttcttttctctcctcatgaTGGCCACTTCATGACCTGAccttttaaaggatttttttatgaGCTTTTAATACTTTGGCTTTTCTCTGCTGACCTCATGTGGGAAGACGGATCGTGACCTCTCATGACCTGACATATTGGGTCGGAAGCGAAAATGTAATTGGACTGATTTTGTTTTGAGTCGGTCTTCATATTAAAGGAATTTATTACACGTGGGTACAAATTAGAAAACTGATGAGCAAATGGAAGGTAAACTACCTTTTCCGGGTTCAAATTTGCACTTATTTATTGCGATTTTGTTAAGAAAGGAAGGATATCATTGGTCTTACGTTATGAATATGAGGTATAAGGCAGACAATAAGGTCCTTGGAATGTATAAACGACATAACCAAACGCGTCCCCCCGAAGGCGATCGAACCCCCTAACCCCACGACCCGATCCCCCGCAGCCGATTGGAAGGAGGATCTGTCCAACGAGCTGAGCATCGGCGTGAGCGACAAGGGTTACGCCCGAGCGGTGCTAGACTGCGAGGATGACCACATGGCCTTCGTCATCACCATGGAGGAGGACTTCGAGGGCGTGGTCTACACGAGGGGCAGTTTCCACGCCCGCAAAGGACCCTGCTTCCTGGACGCGACGGGCGGCAGGGAGTTCGCGCTCAAGTTCAGCAACAAAGATTGTGGAACAAAATACGTAAGTTCTTCGTCAAGGATTTGTATAAACATTTCCAgtattatatacattaaatatagaAATTATAGAATGAAGTgagatattatataaataaatatagaaattatatatggaaattatagaatgaaatagaaaaaatagataaatataaaagatataaaattgGATATAGAAATTATAGAACGAAATACAGAAActaaatatacataatttttccttcccaaaaagattatgtatatgtatattgattttttttctgatgaatTAATTACTAACCACAGGACAGCGCTCTGGGTGCTCACGTGAACACCGTGGTTGTGCAGCACGACGATGACCTCATCTTCCCCGGTGACCTCGCCTTCGCCCTCAGATGCCACGACCAGGTCACCGTCAGCGCCTCTATGGAAGGGTAATTATCAGCTTATTTCTATCGTGGGGTTTGtcgtgtgtatattaatatttcttttctttgtatccctctttctcattctctctctttctgtgtctttatcAGCGattgtctttcgttttttctttgttatgcttctttttttttctcctcatgaTGGCCATTACATAAGCTAACCTTTTGATGTCATTTATGAATTAAACAATAAAACTTAAAAGAATGGTTTGAGGGCCATTATGTGAAGGGTttaatgtccaggtttcagtTAGCAATGATATGTTTGCTTTCTAGTACTAACCAAtttcggtcggtttgttaaaattttgcCAGAcaagacccaatgaattttcataaatacagatgcagaaataaaggcctatatgtctctatatctgatagatatacatttaactatctattttccaggttgatatgcatgtctagcctgatgaatatgcatttatttctttatttatgcatgtcaagtatccgaatattctttgggtctcgCACAatgctaacaaaccggccgtttgaTTTTGAGTTGCATCAAATCCtctgcaatgaaaaaaaaagttgcatggcctcaataataagaatatttgtAACGCGTGTAAACTTCCTACATTCCTTGATTAAAGAGAATTAAATTGTATTAATGAAAGCTTAACCACGACCTTCATTCTAAGTTCTTTAAAAATATCAAGTAATGATATaagaatgtaataataatcattccaCGTTGTTCAAAGATATCAAGTAATGATATAAGATCAAGATAGaaggtaataaaaatataataatagagataTAACGTAATAACGAtataagataatagataaaacgcaataaagatataa
Protein-coding regions in this window:
- the LOC113815913 gene encoding uncharacterized protein; the encoded protein is MCGEVDAWKIKTVLVSILVASACAADWKEDLSNELSIGVSDKGYARAVLDCEDDHMAFVITMEEDFEGVVYTRGSFHARKGPCFLDATGGREFALKFSNKDCGTKYDSALGAHVNTVVVQHDDDLIFPGDLAFALRCHDQVTVSASMEGVKSKITLVDPDPGAKEDSKDELSATSSSRVVTLSPARPSPPKEEL